One genomic window of Serinus canaria isolate serCan28SL12 chromosome 4, serCan2020, whole genome shotgun sequence includes the following:
- the FGB gene encoding fibrinogen beta chain — translation MTELLKQASTMKLLLLFLLCVSSVQSQGSLDYDEEDDNPVVNIRGHRPVDKRVETAPALRPVAPPISGAGYQPRPPKRGKTPDKKERTVYPDAGGCQRSLDELGVLCPTGCELQTLLLKQEKSMKPVINDLKVKVNTLSESSSSFYEYVTVLDDKLVKRQKQRKDNDDLASQYNTEVELQYSYIKDNLDNNIPSSLRVLRAVVDTLHKKIQKLENAIATQVDYCRSPCTVSCNIPVVSGKECEDIIRKGGETSEMYLIQPDPFVKPYRVYCDMETDNGGWTLIQNRQDGSVNFGRVWDQYKKGFGNVAKSGGKNYCDTPGEYWLGNDKISQLTKIGPTEVLIEMEDWNGDKVSAHYGGFTIQNEGNKYQLSVSNYKGTAGNALMEGASQLHGENRTMTIHNGMYFSTYDRDNDGWLTLDPRKQCSKQDGGGWWYNRCHSANPNGRYYWGGTYSWDMAKHGTDDGVVWMNWKGSWYSMKKMSMKIRPYFPQ, via the exons ATGACTGAGCTGCTCAAGCAAGCCAGCACCATGAAactgctcctgctgttcctgctgtgtgtTTCCTCCGTTCAGTCCCAGGGCTCTCTTGACTATGACGAAGAG GATGACAACCCCGTGGTTAACATTCGGGGCCACCGACCCGTGGACAAAAGGGTGGAAACGGCGCCCGCGCTCCGCCCCGTGGCACCTCCCATCAGCGGGGCCGGGTACCAGCCCCGGCCCCCGAAGCGGGGGAAGACGCCTGACAAGAAGGAACGGACCGTCTATCCCGATGCCGGAGGCTGCCAGCGTTCGCTGGACGAGCTG gGAGTGCTGTGTCCGACTGGATGTGAGCTGCAAACTCTACTgctaaaacaggaaaaatccaTGAAACCAGTTATTAATGATCTTAAAGTTAAAGTGAACACTCTTTCGGAGAGCTCCTCATCTTTCTACGAATATGTGACTGTTCTAGATGATAAACTGgtaaaaaggcaaaaacaaagaaaag ACAATGATGATTTAGCTTCTCAGTACAACACAGAAGTGGAATTGCAGTATAGTTATATAAAGGATAATCTGGACAATAACATCCCATCTAGTCTCAGGGTTCTTCGTGCAGTTGTGGATACCTTACATAAAAAGATACAGAAACTGGAAAATGCCATTGCAACCCAGGTGGACTACTGCCGTTCCCCATGTACTGTTTCCTGTAATATTCCTGTGGTTTCAGGCAAAG AATGTGAAGATATCATCAGAAAGGGAGGCGAGACATCTGAAATGTACCTCATCCAGCCAGATCCTTTCGTCAAGCCATACAGAGTGTACTGTGACATGGAAACAGACAATGGAG GCTGGACTTTGATTCAGAACCGCCAGGACGGCAGTGTTAATTTCGGAAGAGTATGGGATCAGTATAAAAAAGGATTTGGAAATGTTGCAAAGAGTGGAGGAAAGAACTACTGTGATACACCAG GTGAATATTGGCTTGGAAATGACAAGATCAGCCAGCTTACCAAAATAGGGCCCACTGAAGTTCTAATTGAAATGGAGGACTGGAATGGTGATAAAGTATCAGCTCATTATGGAGGTTTCACCATACAGAATGAAGGAAACAAGTATCAGCTTTCAGTTAGTAACTACAAAGGTACTGCAGGCAATGCGCTGATGGAAGGAGCTTCCCAATTGCACGGAGAAAACAGGACAATGACAATTCACAATGGCATGTACTTCAGTACTTATGACAGAGACAATGATGGATG GTTAACTCTAGATCCAAGAAAACAGTGCTCCAAACAAGATGGTGGTGGATGGTGGTACAACCGCTGCCACTCAGCCAACCCCAATGGCAGATACTACTGGGGAGGGACCTACAGCTGGGACATGGCAAAACACGGGACAGATGATGGTGTCGTATGGATGAACTGGAAAGGGTCGTGGTATTCAATGAAGAAGATGAGCATGAAAATCCGGCCATACTTTCCACAGTAA
- the FGA gene encoding fibrinogen alpha chain, translating into MIPVRILCVLLCLSIAWAQDGKTAFEQGGAGVRGPRIVEHKSPSSCQSEKSWPFCADDDWGAKCPSGCRMQGLIEEKDQEFSQRIEKIKKLLSDNQNNYKKSNELIVETVNALKPNLDSAQELDETYGRLSGELRRRILTLKQRVVTQVNRIKALQSSIQEQVVEMKRLEVDIDIKIRACKGTCSRSFDYMLDKESYDNIQKQLVQANSINLHPELQKTTLSTLKMRPLKDSNVPDHFKQKPLPEMQALNIINDIKQMEVVLERPETDTKPSRGDSSHRTAEARGDASSYPSKLVLPAHGGETLSLEDKTFSAVRRCTKTTTRKVVSGPDGPREEVFEKTVSSDGSDCAYLPGNVGGEGSTYHFSGADGLHKLETVFPELESFFTPDSPSTATKRVSGSSSFTTSKRTGSSHTGMGAYGGKDKFGDLGEEEEDDFGRLQPSGFPSGSASHSKTVATSSSSFKKGGSAFETKSVKIREINEQLGGLEHDQSAEDTPDFQARSFRPSGGKRRTPSTGKDCDDIRQKHTSGAKSGIFKIKPAGSNKVLSVYCDQETTLGGWLLIQQRMDGSVNFNRTWQDYKKGFGSVDGRGRGEFWLGNENLHLLTQNETVLRVELEDWDGNAVFAEYLMQVGSEAEGYTLAVSSYEGTAGDALVAGWLEEGTEYTSHAQMKFSTFDRDQDHWEENCAEMYGGGWWYNSCQAANLNGIYYLGGHYDPRYNVPYEIENGVVWLPFKASDYSLKTVRMKIRPIETL; encoded by the exons GGTGCCAAATGTCCATCAGGATGCAGAATGCAAGGACTGATTGAAGAAAAGGACCAGGAGTTCAGtcaaagaatagaaaaaatcAAGAAACTGCTCTCAGATAATCAAAACAACTATAAGAAGTCCAATGAGTTAATTGTGGAAACTGTAAATGCACTAAAACCAAACCTGGACAGTGCTCAGG agctTGATGAGACTTACGGTCGCCTGTCAGGAGAACTGAGACGGAGAATTTTGACATTAAAGCAGAGAGTTGTCACTCAGGTGAACAGAAttaaagctctgcagagcagcatccaGGAGCAAGTGGTGGAGATGAAGCGCTTGGAG GTGGACATTGATATTAAGATACGAGCTTGCAAAGGAACCTGTTCTAGAAGCTTTGATTACATGTTGGACAAAGAAAGCTACGACAACATCCAGAAGCAGCTTGTCCAAGCCAACTCCATCAACTTGCACCCAGAGCTTCAAAAAACCACCCTGAGCACACTGAAAATGAGGCCACTTAAGGACTCTAATGTTCCTGATCATTTTAAGCAGAAGCCTCTCCCAGAAATGCAAGCACTGAACATCATTAATGACATCAAGCAGATGGAAGTGGTATTAGAAAGACCAGAAACAGACACGAAACCCTCCCGAGGCGACAGCTCGCATCGCACGGCAGAAGCAAGGGGGGATGCATCTTCATACCCCAGCAAATTAGTTCTTCCTGCTCATGGGGGAGAAACCCTTAGTCTGGAAGACAAAACCTTCTCCGCTGTTCGTAGATGCACCAAAACTACCACCAGAAAAGTCGTCTCTGGGCCTGATGGTCCTAGAGAAGAAGTATTTGAGAAAACAGTCTCTTCTGATGGCTCAGACTGTGCCTATTTACCTGGAAATGttggaggggaagggagcacCTACCATTTTAGTGGTGCAGATGGCTTGCACAAGCTAGAGACTGTATTCCCTGAGTTAGAGTCGTTTTTTACCCCTGACTCTCCATCCACTGCCACTAAGCGCGTTAGCGGATCTAGCAGCTTCACAACCAGCAAACGCACAGGCAGTAGCCACACAGGTATGGGAGCTTATGGGGGAAAAGACAAATTTGGAGATttaggagaggaggaggaagatgactTTGGAAGACTTCAGCCATCTGGATTCCCATCTGGCAGTGCAAGTCACTCCAAGACTGTAGCGACCAGCTCTTCTAGTTTCAAGAAGGGAGGCTCTGCTTTTGAAACCAAATCAGTAAAGATCCGTGAAATTAATGAGCAGCTAGGTGGGTTGGAACATGATCAGAGTGCAGAGGATACCCCAGACTTTCAGGCACGCAGCTTCAGACCGTCAGGAGGGAAGCGAAGGACacccagcactgggaaag actgtGATGATATCCGCCAGAAACACACTTCTGGTGCCAAAAGTGGCATTTTCAAAATCAAGCCAGCGGGATCCAATAAGGTTTTGTCAGTTTATTGCGACCAAGAGACCACTTTGGGAGGATGGCTATTGATCCAACAAAGAATGGATGGATCAGTGAATTTTAACCGCACCTGGCAAGACTACAAGAAAGGTTTCGGCAGCGTGGATGGCAGGGGGCGAGGAGAGTTTTGGCTGGGCAATGAAAACCTACACTTGCTGACTCAGAATGAAACTGTGCTTCGGGTAGAGTTAGAGGACTGGGATGGGAatgctgtgtttgcagagtATCTCATGCAGGTAGGGTCTGAAGCTGAAGGGTACACCCTGGCCGTGTCCTCCTACGAGGGCACTGCCGGGGACGCCctggtggctggctggctggaagAGGGCACCGAGTACACGTCCCATGCCCAGATGAAGTTCAGCACCTTTGACCGGGACCAGGACCACTGGGAGGAGAACTGTGCCGAGATGTATGGGGGGGGCTGGTGGTACaacagctgccaggctgccaaCCTCAATGGCATTTACTACCTGGGCGGCCACTACGACCCCAGGTACAATGTACCCTACGAGATCGAAAATGGTGTAGTCTGGCTGCCATTTAAAGCCTCTGATTATTCCCTAAAAACTGTTAGAATGAAAATCAGGCCCATAGAAACCCTGTAA